One window from the genome of Toxotes jaculatrix isolate fToxJac2 chromosome 17, fToxJac2.pri, whole genome shotgun sequence encodes:
- the prkd1 gene encoding serine/threonine-protein kinase D1: protein MYEKILLFRHDQTSENVLQLLRSASQIQEGDLVEAVLSASATVEDFQIRPHCLFVHSYRAPAFCDHCGEMLWGLVRQGLKCEGCGLNYHKRCAFKIPNNCSGVRRRRPSNVSLTGGLVNMGRPLSAEPSPPHYTDDALLSPVSPSMEKNQLDYFPGRERRSSSQSYVGRPIELDKILLSKVKVPHTFLIHSYTRPTVCQHCKKLLKGLFRQGLQCKDCKFNCHKRCAPKVPNNCLGEVSKNGELLSPGAESDVIMVEGCLDDHDIDRGGGLLDDMDEALTSEGGLLLEAGPSDLCDLHDPDLDESNRAISPSTSNNIPLMRVVQSVKHTKRKSSNVMKEGWMVHYTSKDTLRKRHYWRLDSKCITLFQNDTGGKYYKEIPLSEILSLEPAQTFSLLPDGANPHCFEIATASLVYYVGEHLQRAEPSVTGSSILVSGVGQDVARMWEMAIQHALMPAVSTGVSQSSHRGGHKEVSISISVSNCQIQENVDINSVYQIFPDEVLGSGQFGIVYGGKHRKSGRDVAIKIIDKLRFPTKQESQLRNEVAILQSLHHPGVVNLDCMFETPERVFVVMEKLHGDMLEMILSSEKGRLPERITKFLVTQILVALRHLHFKNIVHCDLKPENVLLASADSFPQVKLCDFGFARIIGEKSFRRSVVGTPAYLAPEVLRNKGYNRSLDMWSVGVIIYVSLSGTFPFNEDEDINDQIQNAAFMYPPHPWKKISQEAIDLINNLLQVKMRKRYSVDKTLSHPWLQDYQMWLDLRNLESRMNERYITHESDDLRWHHHAQLSGLDYPLHLGNGPRGDGGQGAERYQEQEKELETLSERVSEL, encoded by the exons ATGTATGAGAAGATCCTGCTGTTTCGTCATGACCAGACGTCGGAGAacgtgctgcagctgctgcgcTCTGCTTCTCAGATCCAGGAGGGAGACCTGGTGGAGGCCGTGCTGTCAG CCTCAGCCACAGTGGAGGACTTCCAGATCCGTCCACACTGTCTGTTTGTCCACTCGTACAGAGCCCCGGCCTTCTGCGACCACTGTGGAGAGATGCTGTGGGGACTTGTACGACAGGGACTCAAATGTGAAG GCTGTGGTCTGAATTATCACAAGCGTTGTGCCTTTAAGATCCCAAATAACTGCAGCGGGGTGAGGAGGCGTCGCCCGTCCAACGTTTCCCTGACGGGGGGGCTGGTCAACATGGGCCGCCCCCTCTCTGCAGAGCCCTCACCCCCCCACTACACTGATGATGCTCTGCTG TCTCCAGTCAGTCCCAGTATGGAG AAGAACCAGTTAGATTACTTCCCCGGCAGAGAGCGTCGTTCCAGCTCCCAGTCGTACGTCGGCCGTCCCATCGAACTGGACAAGATCTTGTTGTCGAAGGTCAAAGTTCCCCACACCTTTCTCATCCACTCGTACACCCGACCCACCGTCTGCCAGCACTGCAAGAAGCTGCTGAAAGGCCTCTTCAGACAGGGACTGCAGTGTAAAG aCTGTAAATTCAACTGTCACAAACGATGTGCTCCCAAAGTGCCCAACAACTGCCTGGGAGAAGTCTCGAAGAACGGAG AGCTTCTGAGCCCGGGGGCGGAGTCAGATGTCATCATGGTGGAAGGTTGCCTGGACGACCATGACATTGACAGAGGCGGCGGCTTGTTGGACGACATGGATGAAGCGCTGACATCAGAGGGAGGTCTGTTGCTGGAGGCGGGGCCCAGTGACCTCTGCGACCTGCATGACCCCGACCTGGATGAGTCCAACCGGGCCATCAG CCCATCCACCAGTAACAACATCCCACTGATGCGAGTCGTTCAGTCcgtcaaacacacaaagaggaagagcagcaaTGTGATGAAGGAGGGCTGGATGGTCCACTACACCAGCAAGGACACTCTG AGGAAAAGACATTACTGGCGTTTGGACAGTAAATGCATCACACTGTTTCAGAACGACACAGGAGGTAAATACTACAAG GAGATCCCTCTGTCAGAGATCTTATCTCTGGAGCCGGCCCAGaccttctctctgcttcctgatGGAGCTAATCCTCACTGCTTTGAGATCGCCACAGCATCGCTGGTGTACTACGTCGGAGAGCACCTGCAGAGAGCGGAGCCATCTGTGACCGGCAGCAGCATCCTG GTCAGTGGGGTCGGGCAGGATGTGGCTCGGATGTGGGAGATGGCCATCCAGCACGCTTTGATGCCGGCTGTTTCTACAGGAGTTTCCCAAAGTTCTCACCGCGGTGGACACA AGGAAGTTTCCATCAGTATTTCTGTCTCCAACTGCCAGATCCAGGAGAATGTG gacaTCAACTCCGTGTATCAGATCTTCCCAGACGAAGTTCTTGGCTCTGGACAGTTTGGCATCGTTTACGgag GTAAACACAGGAAGTCCGGCCGAGACGTCGCCATCAAGATCATCGACAAACTCCGCTTCCCCACCAAACAGGAGAGTCAGCTGCGCAACGAGGTGGCCAtcctgcag aGCCTGCACCACCCGGGTGTGGTCAACCTGGACTGCATGTTCGAGACGCCGGAGCGAGTGTTTGTGGTCATGGAGAAGCTTCACGGAGACATGCTGGAGATGATTCTGTCCAGTGAGAAGGGACGACTGCCCGAGAGGATCACCAAGTTCCTTGTGActcag ATCCTGGTGGCTTTGCGTCACCTCCACTTCAAGAACATTGTCCACTGTGACCTGAAACCTGAAAACGTCCTGCTGGCTTCTGCAGACTCCTTTCCAcag GTGAAGCTTTGTGACTTTGGCTTCGCTCGGATCATTGGTGAGAAGTCGTTCAGGCGTTCGGTGGTCGGCACGCCAGCGTATCTCGCTCCAGAGGTCCTCAGGAACAAAGGCTACAACCGCTCTCTGGACATGTGGTCGGTCGGAGTCATCATCTACGTCAG TCTCAGTGGGACGTTTCCTTTCAATGAAGATGAAGACATCAACGATCAGATCCAGAACGCTGCCTTCATGTACCCTCCTCACCCCTGGAAGAAAATCTCTCAGGAAG CGATTGACCTGATTAACAACCTGCTGCAAGTGAAGATGAGGAAGCGGTACAGTGTTGACAAGACCCTCAGTCACCCCTGGTTACAG GACTACCAGATGTGGCTGGACCTGAGGAACCTGGAGTCCCGTATGAACGAGCGTTACATCACCCACGAGAGCGACGACCTGCGCTGGCATCACCACGCCCAACTCAGCGGCCTCGACTACCCCCTGCACCTCGGCAACGGTCCACGTGGTGACGGTGGACAGGGGGCGGAGCGTTACcaagagcaagagaaagagctGGAGACCCTCAGCGAGAGGGTCAGTGAACTCTGA